The proteins below come from a single Papaver somniferum cultivar HN1 chromosome 11, ASM357369v1, whole genome shotgun sequence genomic window:
- the LOC113323384 gene encoding iron-sulfur cluster co-chaperone protein HscB, mitochondrial-like, with the protein MQRRNLWVSATKILSRRLRSSSRFSTNLDPELQSTRVISCSFHHAGESRVFKSSYGNIFLANYRKNFCSLDENSGRCWNCGVVAVSKPFLSCDSCKSVQPVHTSVDYFQIFGLEKAFEIEDTNLEKTYKDWQKKLHPDLVHMKSEKEKEFAAEQSSRVIDAYRTLRKPLSRAIYLLGLEGVHVDEERTVSDPELLAEILDIREAVDEASNSQSLKKIQGQVQEKLEIWSKSFESAFNKKKFEDAVTSIQRMTCYDRINDEIVKKL; encoded by the exons atgCAGAGAAGAAATCTTTGGGTCTCTGCTACTAAAATCCTAAGCAGAAGATTACGTTCAAGTTCTCGATTTTCAACTAATTTGGATCCCGAGTTACAATCTACTAGAGTTATTTCTTGTTCGTTTCACCATGCTGGAGAATCTAGGGTTTTTAAGAGCTCATATGGCAACATTTTTCTGGCGAATTACAGGAAGAATTTCTGTTCATTAGATGAAAATTCTGGGAGATGCTGGAATTGTGGAGTTGTGGCTGTGTCTAAACCATTTCTCTCTTGTGACTCTTGTAAAAGCGTTCAACCGGTTCATACTTCCGTGGATTATTTCCAGATTTTCGGATT GGAGAAAGCGTTTGAGATAGAGGATACCAATCTGGAGAAAACATATAAAGATTGGCAGAAGAAACTTCATCCTGATTTGGTTCATATGAAATCTGAG AAAGAAAAGGAGTTTGCTGCTGAACAGTCCTCTCGGGTAATTGATGCTTATCGAACACTAAGGAAGCCGTTGTCTAGGGCAATATACCTT TTGGGTCTTGAAGGTGTACATGTGGATGAAGAAAGAACAGTATCGGATCCTGAATTACTAGCTGAG atctTGGATATCAGGGAAGCAGTTGACGAGGCCTCTAATTCACAGTCTTTAAAGAAAATCCAGGGTCAG GTACAAGAGAAGCTAGAAATCTGGTCCAAGTCCTTTGAGAGTGCTTTTAACAAAAAGAAGTTTGAAGACGCTGTAACCTCAATTCAAAGAATGACTTGCTACGATCGAATAAATGACGAAATTGTAAAGAAGCTTTGA